DNA sequence from the Lycium barbarum isolate Lr01 chromosome 5, ASM1917538v2, whole genome shotgun sequence genome:
AAGATTTGAACTTTATTGTTTCTATATTCTATGATAGTGCCATCATGGGTTAGTAACTGATTTctgaatttatttttttaacatatTTAATACAACAGGGTTTGGACTCCGAACCGTAGGCCCCTATCTCCCACTGGATAACGGGTTTGCCCCTTTTAGAGCTGAAAGCCAAATTATTTTAGCCCAAGTGCAGTTTCTGTATTACTGAGAGTTTGAACTGAATGAAGATTTACAATGTGGGAGGGAGTTAAAGATGTCTTTGTTTGTTCTGGTACTCTAAGTTTGGATTGAAGATGGATGTTTGCATTTTGTAACATATCACACAGGCACACAACTTTTATTCTTTGTTGAAATAATTCAGATCGAACGCCACATATATTCGCATATCAGAGCTTATTCTAAGTCTGGTTAAAGGAGGAGGGTTGAAGTAGGTTGAGGTTCATAAAAATAGTCAAATTTACAATAAAAATAGACCCTAATTAATTTGGTTTATTTATGGGAAAAACAAACATAACAGATTTGCGATTGAGGATGGTTAGTTGATTGATTCAAAACGTTCAGCTCAAATGACCAAAGGAGAAAAGAACATTCTTTTGACAAAGAGGAGTTGTTAGTGTTATGTTATCTTTTATTGAATGCTTGTTAGTGTTATGTTATCTTTTATTGAATGCTTCTACTTGAATTCTTCCTTGGTTATTTTATTCATATAACGTCTTTTAGTGAATGATTCTTGTTGAGTTTTCCCTTGTTCATTATGTTCAAGGCATATCGGTTTTATTTTGGTTAATGGATTCATTGATGCATGAGAACCAAGATACTTATGATTGTTTTAACTTTTCCTGTTTAGGTAGAGATTTTATTGCACCTTGTAAATGCAAGGGTACATCAAAGTATGTTCACCGAGAATGCCTTGATCAGTGGCGTGCTGTTAAGGTTTGTTTTCAGATCATTTGTTCATAAAAAGTCTAGCCTTATAACCTCTAATTAAACCTTGCTAAATTAGGATTTATGTttctcggactcttcaaaaatgcggtcgggtgcgtgtcggatcctctaaaactagtgcatttttggaggatccgacatggGTACGGCAACATTTTTTGGATAGTCAGAGCAACATAGCTTGAGACTTATTAGACATGCATTGATTCTTTAAAGAGCATGGTCAAGAAGAATTGAATATATACCTGTCCCCTAAACTTTGTCTTTTTACAGGAAGGATTTGCATTTTCCCATTGTACGACTTGCAAGGCTCCCTTTTACTTGAGAGTTAATGATCTTCATAGAAAATGGCGAACCTTAAAGTTTCGGTTCTTTGTGACCACTGACGTTTTGTTCATTTTTCTCGCAGTTCAGCTTGTACGTGTGTGACCCTCTTTACattattttttcttcatttctaGGTATTTCCTTTAGTAATGCTGTGAACAAAATCTTAAATTGATCACTAACCTTCTGTTTTGCAGATTGTAGCTTCACTGGGATATTTAGTATATGTGATTGACAAGCACCAGATGTTTTGGCTTCGTTTGCACTGGGGGTTTGGTCTCGAACTAAGCTTCTATTACATATGCGGTAAAACATCTTCATTTGCAGTAGTTATCAACAtttatttatgtatgtatgtcaAACTGTTGTTTTTGCCTCAACTAATTCCATAGGTTACTTGCTTCCTCCCACCAGCACCGATACCGGGTAACTCTATCTAGCAAGGTTAGCTTGGATAGATAAGAAGAAATCAGCTAGTGTTTAATTTTTGCCTCTGCTGAATCCACTTCGTTGACCACCGGAGAATATCTCGGTTattaaaatagaaaaagaaaaaaaaaagaaatcagcTGAAACAAaaggggcagcccggtgcactaagctcccgctatgcgcggggtccggggaagggccggaccacaagggtctattgtacgcagccttaccttgcatttctgcaagaggctgattccacggctcgaacccgtgacctcctggtcacatggcagcaactttaccagttacgccaaggctccccttcaaacCAGCTGAAACAAACAGAAATGAAATAGAAAACAGTAGGAATAACCATGATGAAAGGGTCATAAATCTGGTGGATTTGTTTCTCTCCTGCCTAATGGAAGAAGCATATAAACATCCTTAATGCATATATCTCTCAAGATGTAAATAGTGCATCATCCAAAATTCTGCTTATAGTGATTCTCAAAAGATTATATGAGTTAATTTTATTGCTATTGGTTGGCTTTTTGCAGGGGCATTGTTGTTTTTTGCTTTGATGGGCGTATCTGGTTGTTTCTTAGCTTGCTTTGATGAAAGCGTGTGCAATGATTTGGGTCAGCCCTGCCGGAATGTGTTGTCTTGTTGCTCTTATGATGGGTACAAATAATATGTTTTATGTTCTTTTCGACTATTCACTATTTGCTTCCAGATCATTGTAACCTTAATACTGCAGCTTTCCTCTTGCTCTTTTTTAAAACCAAGAAACAAGTAATGAAAGATAACACACATATTAGTTTCTTCTCTGTGGATTGTGGCTTCTGCCCTGGGTCGGAGGTTGAGTATTACTTACGGGTTCGGATAAACCCACTAACTTTTGCTTAGACTCTGTAATTGTATTAGAAAATCCATTAATATGTAATTTCGAACCCAGTAATTAAAACGAGCCATGGGTTCGGCGACAGTTTAGAATCCATAAAattcaaatcctggctccgcctctgccaTCTGTTTTTTATTACCAGATATGCGACGAATTGTTAAACATTGTTTGCAAAtctgtcaaaaaaaaaagaattaatatGTATCTCTCTTCACCTTTCTTCACAACAGGCAGGAAGAATAGTATGGTCACCATGAAATAAGAGGAAATAGCCTATTATCTACTGCTATAGCATATGTTTGGCATGTGAAAACTCCTTCAGATCCTTTTATAAAGTTGGCAATTCTTTGTAGACATCACAAGGAAGTAAAACGCTAACGAATCTTTTGATTAATTTTCTAGCTTTTTTAATTTTATCTACTGCGTTAACGTCTTGTACTGTAGTTACTGGagaattctttttttctttctgatcCTTTTTGATATTTTTACAGACTGTGTGCGGACTGCCATAGGCTTCGTACAGGTAGAACTTACATCTGCATTGATTCTAACATATGCTCCGGGAATTGTTCAAATTCGACATGTGAGTGTTGCTCGGACTGTGAATGTGGGAATTCTTGCACGGACTGTGAATGCGGGAATTGCTTCGGAGGTGATGGTGATGAACCTGGGAATCCAGTATTATTAATTGTGGCTTTAATTGTGCTAGGCCTATTCGCCATCTTTGGCATGTTTTACACTGTTTTGGTTGCTACGATGGTCGGACAGAGAATTTGGCAGCGACATTACCATATACTCGAGAAAAGAATGCTCACAAAGGTAAAGCTACGCACTTTTTGTTGTTCCTCTCTTTCAAACTGTTTGTCATTGTCTAGGGGTGGATCTTTACCACACGCTAAGGGTTCGGAACCCAGTAGCTATGGCCTAAACTCTATATTTTTGCTCAGAATCCCACTTAATATGCATGAATTATCTATCTCGAACCCAGTCGATGTCCTATCCTAGAATCCAAAATGCATAGACTTAAAATCCTAGATTCGTCTCttccattttatatatatatatatatatatatatatatgactatcgATGTAATCCAAGAAGTTACTCGAAAGGACCTGGATGCTCTTGTTAGTTAGTTTGGACAAAGAATGTACAGATAATAGCATTTAGAAAAGTGTTATACCCTGATTTAAGTTTAACATCCAACTTTCTGGCTGCCATTGTGTTCTGGCACTGCAAAA
Encoded proteins:
- the LOC132640501 gene encoding uncharacterized protein LOC132640501; protein product: MAHNFDSSSSSSSCLVPPLIAKPSRVDLETGLIDHIQCRICLETDGRDFIAPCKCKGTSKYVHRECLDQWRAVKEGFAFSHCTTCKAPFYLRVNDLHRKWRTLKFRFFVTTDVLFIFLAVQLIVASLGYLVYVIDKHQMFWLRLHWGFGLELSFYYICGALLFFALMGVSGCFLACFDESVCNDLGQPCRNVLSCCSYDGLCADCHRLRTGRTYICIDSNICSGNCSNSTCECCSDCECGNSCTDCECGNCFGGDGDEPGNPVLLIVALIVLGLFAIFGMFYTVLVATMVGQRIWQRHYHILEKRMLTKEYVVEDVGEVAGYNWSPPPLPQQHVQQLEALGLL